Part of the Virgibacillus natechei genome is shown below.
AAATGTAAGAGGTAATATACCAAAGTTGATGAGATTTTGCCAATGAATCCGAGCAAAGTCTTTTACTAAAACAGCATGTAACCCTAGGTATTTAGGTGCTAGGGCAGCATGTTCACGACTGGATCCTTGACCGTAGTTGAACCCGCCTACTATAGCATGACCGCCTTTTTCCTTGGTGTTTAAACCACGTTCAACATATGTTGAATCAACAGCTTCAAAGGTGAATTTGCTGATTTCTGGGAGGTTACTTCTAAATGGAAGTACACGCGCTCCACCTGCAAGTATTTCATCTGTGGAGACGTTATCACCTACTTTTAATAATACAGGAATTTCTAATGTATCAGGTAATTCACCCATTTCTGGAATGGATACTATATTTGATCCTTTTATTAATTCTACTTGTTTGGCCTCTTCATAAGGTAGCGGTGCATCTAGTAGATCATCATCTGCATTGGTATTCTTTACATCCTTTATTTTCGGATATGGGATATCGAGCTTTCTTGGATCCGTGATTTTACCTGTTAGGGCAGAAGCGGCAGCCACTTCAGTGCCACTTAGAAAGACGCTGTCCTCTTTTGTTCCTGACCTTCCAGGAAAGTTTCTAGGAGTTGTTCTGAGGCTGTTTCTTCCTGTTGCAGGTGCCTGCCCCATTCCAATACATCCGTTACAACCTGCCTGATGCAATCTTCCTCCGGCCTGTAGGAGACTTGCAATATGCATTTCTTTTACCAAGTTTGTTAACATTTGACGGGATGTCGGATTAACATCAAATGAGAGTCCTGGTGCAATTGTTTTGTCTTTTACAATCTCAGCTGCTATTGCGAAATCCTTGTAACCAGGGTTGGCGGATGAACCTATATAGGATTGATAGATTGGAGTTCCTTCCACCTCACTGATGGGAACGACATTTCCTGGGCTGGATGGTTTAGCAACTAGTGGTTCTAGCTCAGAAAGGTTAATTTCATCATGGAGATCGTAGGTTGCATCTTTGTCAGC
Proteins encoded:
- a CDS encoding aconitate hydratase gives rise to the protein MALNVTQKLIKDHLVSGKIEPGEEISLKIDQTLTQDATGTMVMLELEAMGLDYAKTEASAQYVDHNLIQVDSKNPDDHLFLESSAKRFGLHYSRPGNGVSHPVHMQRLAKPGKTLLGSDSHTPANGSMGMFAMGAGGIDVAMAIAGEPIYITMPQVFGVKLTGELPDWVSAKDVILELLRRYDVKGGVGKVIEYYGPGLDNLSAMDRHVIANMGAELGATTTVFPSDKEIKNFLTQQNRADDWVELVADKDATYDLHDEINLSELEPLVAKPSSPGNVVPISEVEGTPIYQSYIGSSANPGYKDFAIAAEIVKDKTIAPGLSFDVNPTSRQMLTNLVKEMHIASLLQAGGRLHQAGCNGCIGMGQAPATGRNSLRTTPRNFPGRSGTKEDSVFLSGTEVAAASALTGKITDPRKLDIPYPKIKDVKNTNADDDLLDAPLPYEEAKQVELIKGSNIVSIPEMGELPDTLEIPVLLKVGDNVSTDEILAGGARVLPFRSNLPEISKFTFEAVDSTYVERGLNTKEKGGHAIVGGFNYGQGSSREHAALAPKYLGLHAVLVKDFARIHWQNLINFGILPLTFANEEDYDKLKEGEVLAFNDLRNQLQQGDSLTAKLQDKQEEIKVEHNLTPRQKDIVLHGGLINWTKARQQQKN